From the Solanum pennellii chromosome 4, SPENNV200 genome, one window contains:
- the LOC107016762 gene encoding uncharacterized protein LOC107016762 — translation MVNLTKLEFTALQNSGRNYLSWVLDAEIHLDAMGLGDTIKEENKASNKSCVRAMIFLRHHLDEILKIKYLTVKDPLVLWKNLKERFDHLKMAIHPKARYDWMHLRLQDFKYIHKYNSAMFRITSQLKLCGETVIEVDMMEKTFFTFHASNVLFQQQYREKGFKKYSELISHLLVAEQNNDLLLKNHENRPTGSELLPEVNEAYAHHPRHEKGRGPHHGRGRRRDRGRDYGQERHYARDCRTPKHFVELYQESLKNKEKNPEANFISGNQVDITHMGVANFFAHPEGKIDHLIGDCSVNMEE, via the exons atggtcAATCTTACAAAACTAGAGTTCACTGCCCTTCAAAATTCGGGCAGGAACTACCTCTCATGGGTGTTGGATGCTGAAATCCACCTTGATGCAATGGGTCTTGGAGAcaccataaaagaagaaaataaggcaTCAAATAAAAGTTGTGTACGAGCAATGATATTCTTGCGTCATCATCTTGACGAGATTCTGAAAATCAAATATCTGACAGTTAAGGATCCACTTGTTTTGTGGAAAAACCTAAAAGAAAGATTTGACCACTTGAAGATGGCCATACATCCAAAGGCACGATATGATTGGATGCATCTAAGGCTACAAGACTTTAAGTATATACATAAGTATAATTCTGCCATGTTCAGAATCACCTCTCAGttgaaattatgtggagaaacgGTTATTGAGGttgatatgatggaaaagacGTTCTTCACTTTCCATGCCTCGAATGTGCTCTTTCAGCAACAATATCGAGAGAAAGGTTTCAAAAAGTATTCTGAACTtatttctcatcttcttgtgGCTGagcaaaataatgatttattattgaaaaatcatgAGAATCGGCCTACTGGATCTGAACTACTTCCTGAAGTGAATGAGGCATACGCCCACCATCCTAGGCATGAAAAAGGTCGCGGCCCTCATCATGGTCGTGGACGTCGACGCGATCGTGGTCGTGATTATGGTCAAGAAC GTCATTATGCACGTGATTGTCGTACTCCCAAACACTTTGTTGAGCTTTATCAAGAATCGctaaagaataaagagaaaaatcctGAGGCAAATTTTATCTCTGGAAATCAAGTTGACATCACGCATATGGGTGTAGCAAATTTCTTCGCACATCCTGAAGGAAAGATAGATCACTTAATTGGTGATTGTTCTGTGAACATGGAAGAGTGA